The following proteins come from a genomic window of Streptomyces liliiviolaceus:
- a CDS encoding helix-turn-helix transcriptional regulator yields the protein MLTMFGLEQLEEAVYREMRGSPPPVAEEIADRLAVAPDLVRACLDRLLELGLLRPSFEVPGRYAVVDPVLSLQQSLAGQHEELMRRQRRIAETHAEVVRLLMSDASGRSGRAEQVERLLGMDEVQCRVDRLTGEATREVLTLRPGGALSAPELMAARRNDAALLSRSVSIRTVGTDTGSYDAATMAHVHWLTGNGGRFRRSGAPLPRMVLFDGSVALVPLDPRNTTAGALQVTDPGLVAPLLALFEQIWSSATPPDAGRPAADDALNGKELALLRLVAEGCTDAAAAGRLHVSHRTARRMMAALMERLGARSRFEAGVKAARLGWL from the coding sequence ATGCTCACCATGTTCGGACTGGAACAGCTGGAAGAAGCGGTGTACCGGGAGATGCGCGGTTCGCCGCCCCCGGTCGCCGAGGAGATCGCCGACCGGCTGGCCGTCGCGCCGGACCTGGTCCGCGCCTGCCTGGACCGGCTGCTCGAACTCGGCCTGCTGCGGCCCTCGTTCGAGGTGCCCGGCCGCTACGCGGTGGTGGACCCGGTCCTGAGCCTGCAGCAGTCGCTGGCCGGCCAGCACGAGGAGCTGATGCGCCGGCAGCGGCGGATCGCCGAGACCCACGCCGAGGTCGTCCGCCTGCTGATGTCCGACGCCTCCGGCCGGTCGGGCAGGGCCGAACAGGTCGAACGGCTGCTGGGGATGGACGAGGTGCAGTGCCGGGTGGACCGGCTGACGGGCGAGGCCACCCGCGAGGTGCTGACGCTCCGGCCCGGTGGCGCGCTGTCGGCGCCTGAACTCATGGCGGCCCGCCGCAACGACGCGGCGCTGCTGAGCCGCTCGGTGTCGATCCGGACCGTCGGCACGGACACCGGCTCCTACGACGCCGCGACGATGGCGCACGTGCACTGGCTGACCGGCAACGGGGGCCGGTTCCGCCGCTCCGGGGCGCCGCTGCCGAGGATGGTCCTGTTCGACGGTTCCGTCGCACTGGTCCCCCTCGACCCGCGGAACACGACGGCGGGCGCGCTCCAGGTCACCGACCCCGGCCTCGTCGCACCCCTGCTCGCCCTGTTCGAACAGATCTGGTCGTCGGCCACCCCGCCGGACGCCGGACGGCCCGCGGCGGACGACGCCCTGAACGGCAAGGAACTGGCGCTGCTCAGGCTGGTCGCCGAAGGGTGCACCGATGCCGCCGCGGCCGGCCGGCTGCACGTCTCGCACCGCACCGCCCGACGCATGATGGCGGCCCTGATGGAGCGCCTGGGCGCCCGCAGCCGCTTCGAGGCCGGGGTCAAGGCCGCCCGACTCGGCTGGCTCTGA